In Campylobacter showae, the genomic stretch ATGCCAGTCCCGCCTATGCCGTAATAAAAATACCCTGCGCACCCCGCCGCAAACAGCGCAATAGCCAAAAATAGCGCGCTTACCGCCCCTTTTTTATTTTCTTTCGTCGTCATTTTTCGCCTTAAATTAAATTTTAAAGCTCATTATATCTTAAGTTATCGATTTTTCGGCATTATAGAATAAAAAACGAGGATAAAGAGGCAAATTCGGCGCAAGCTAACTCGTTCGCGCCGAATTTGAAAGTTATTTTATTTTAGCTTCCAGAGAGATTTCTACGTCGGGATAGCTTTTGCCACCATGAAAAGGCTTGGCTGAAGCTGCGTATTTTTCAAATGTCTCATTGAGTTTCAAATCAGCCAACAAATCAATGCCGATTTTAGCCTTTAGTTTACCATCTTCCACCGTATACTGCGTTTTGTAAGACTTTGAGTTTCCTTTTACGCTAACTTCGACTTCAGCTTCGCCCGCTTTCTCGTCGCCGCTTACGGATACGATTTTAGCTGTTATTGCGTTGCCGTCAAAGATCATACCGATACGTTTGTCGCGATCGGGCAACTTTGTATCGATATTTTTAGGATCGATGTTAAACTCAAAGGTTTTTAGAAAATCAGCAAAATTTGCGTTTTCCGCGCTTTTAAAGCCAAGATCTTTAAACGTACCCTCGACGGCTGTTTTGTTAGCTAACTTATAACCAACGAATTTGACGCTAGGGTTGCCATCTACACTAAAAGCAAATGCCGAAGCAGCCAAAATAGATGTGACAAGCGCACCTGAAATAATTTTTTTCATACACTCTCCTCAATATTTAATATTAATAACTAATATCATTAGAACGGGAATTATATAACCTCTATCTTCAAAGAATGCTTAAATTGGATATTTTTTTATCCTTTTTTATTAGTAATACCGTTTTTGCAGTACTTATAAAACACATCTAAGAAATTTAAAGCGCAAATAATACTATAATCGCCGCAATAATTTGCTCCAAATTTAAATTGCTCTTTCCTAAAAAGAGATAAAAAACCGCCTCTTCTACCGCACTATCCAAAGCCTACACGCCGAAAATATTTCCTTCTCGAGTGCCGCGCAGCATCCTAAAATGTAGCCAAATTTAACCAAAGCGGAGTATAATGCTAATGAAATAGCGGCTTTAAGGAGGCGAAATGGGTTTAAATTTAAGCAAATTTTACGCGTTTTTTGCCTTTTTTATCCTGATTTTTGCAGGCTGCGCGGATGAGAAGGG encodes the following:
- a CDS encoding YceI family protein — its product is MKKIISGALVTSILAASAFAFSVDGNPSVKFVGYKLANKTAVEGTFKDLGFKSAENANFADFLKTFEFNIDPKNIDTKLPDRDKRIGMIFDGNAITAKIVSVSGDEKAGEAEVEVSVKGNSKSYKTQYTVEDGKLKAKIGIDLLADLKLNETFEKYAASAKPFHGGKSYPDVEISLEAKIK